From Acidobacteriota bacterium, a single genomic window includes:
- the mgtE gene encoding magnesium transporter has translation MALLEELRERINLRLDESYVGISEVVGELAPEDLVELLNQLTLIEAASVVMMLPVPRIIELLDQPTMTRRAAILERLDPKRAAQVIEGLAADESTDIVKQMGLHERRRVLSQVKSATRTELEHLLQYPDHTAGGIMTTEFVHLAPDMTVGEALKHIRSVAREKESIYACYVLDDNARLLGAVSLRDLVMGEIDQRITTVMRRKPVTVEALEDQESVAKKIAKYNLLAVPVLESDGHVVGFVTVDDVVDVLIEEQTEDVLRMAGIEPGALDKPYFDNPVWRVVRKRIGWLLLLFVAETFTGTVLRHYEGQLAAQVALSFFIPLLIGTGGNTGAQTVTTIIRSLALGEIRLKDALRVFTRELSTGTIIGVLLGIIAFGRALLWGTTMPLALTVAITVLVICAWSTTVGSLIPIVAERLGIDPAVLSAPLITTLVDATGLIIYFTIAKFILNL, from the coding sequence GTGGCATTGCTGGAAGAATTGCGCGAGCGCATCAACCTGCGCCTCGACGAAAGCTACGTCGGGATCAGCGAAGTGGTGGGCGAACTCGCGCCGGAAGATTTGGTCGAATTGCTCAATCAACTCACGCTGATCGAAGCCGCCAGCGTCGTGATGATGCTGCCTGTGCCGCGCATCATCGAATTACTCGATCAACCGACGATGACGCGCCGCGCCGCCATCCTCGAACGCCTCGACCCCAAACGCGCCGCCCAGGTCATCGAAGGTCTCGCCGCCGACGAAAGCACCGACATCGTCAAACAGATGGGCTTGCACGAGCGCCGCCGTGTGCTGAGCCAGGTCAAAAGCGCCACACGCACCGAACTGGAACACCTGCTGCAATACCCCGACCATACGGCGGGCGGCATCATGACGACCGAGTTTGTGCATCTGGCACCCGACATGACTGTGGGCGAGGCGCTCAAACACATTCGTTCGGTCGCGCGCGAAAAAGAATCCATCTATGCCTGTTATGTGCTGGATGACAATGCGCGGCTGCTCGGCGCGGTCTCGCTGCGCGATCTGGTGATGGGCGAGATTGACCAGCGCATCACGACTGTGATGCGCCGCAAACCTGTCACGGTTGAGGCGCTGGAAGATCAAGAATCGGTCGCCAAGAAAATCGCCAAATACAATCTGCTGGCCGTGCCCGTGCTCGAAAGCGACGGCCACGTCGTTGGCTTCGTCACCGTGGACGATGTGGTGGACGTGCTGATCGAGGAGCAGACTGAAGACGTCTTGCGCATGGCCGGTATCGAACCGGGGGCGCTCGACAAACCCTATTTCGACAATCCCGTCTGGCGCGTGGTGCGCAAACGCATCGGCTGGCTATTACTGCTGTTTGTGGCGGAAACCTTCACCGGCACAGTGTTACGCCATTACGAAGGCCAATTAGCAGCACAGGTGGCACTCTCGTTTTTCATCCCGCTGCTGATTGGCACCGGCGGCAATACCGGGGCACAGACTGTGACGACGATCATTCGCAGTTTGGCGTTAGGCGAAATTCGTTTGAAAGACGCGCTGCGTGTTTTTACGCGCGAATTGAGTACAGGAACCATCATTGGCGTTTTGCTCGGCATAATTGCATTTGGCCGTGCGTTGCTGTGGGGCACGACAATGCCGCTGGCTTTGACGGTGGCTATCACTGTGCTGGTTATTTGTGCTTGGTCAACGACGGTTGGATCGCTGATTCCGATTGTGGCTGAACGCCTCGGGATTGACCCGGCGGTGCTCTCGGCACCGTTGATCACCACGCTGGTGGATGCGACCGGCCTGATTATCTATTTCACCATTGCCAAATTTATTTTGAACCTGTGA
- a CDS encoding cytochrome-c peroxidase: MQTTSSRLIQVLFVAVFLAAASWLFGMSLTQQAAAQERLVQTTVPLGLPTDTWEYYVPRHNPLTPEKIELGRQLFFDQRLSADGTVACASCHKPELAFADGKAVAEGIAGRRGPRNSPSVLNVIYNNSNFWDGRSETLEEQAIQPLINPLEMGEQTHAAIVARLQRLPEYVSAFQTVFRGALTIERIGQALAAYERTLVSGAAPIDHYLAGDTNALDEAAKRGLALFRGKARCSRCHAFSEQRAFFSNFDYVNTGVATNHSNFEKMTRALYEAAEGPEMKTLVDKLSQEEGGHELGRITITYNILDLGAFRIPSLRNVALTAPYFHDGSAATLADVVRFYNAGGKDNLNREWDLHPLGLTEEEQIDLIAFLHSLTGKIPDAGKLAAK; encoded by the coding sequence ATGCAAACAACATCTTCTCGGTTGATTCAGGTTTTGTTCGTGGCTGTTTTTTTAGCGGCTGCGAGTTGGTTGTTTGGCATGAGCCTCACGCAACAGGCCGCCGCCCAGGAACGCCTCGTGCAAACCACTGTCCCATTAGGTTTGCCCACCGACACTTGGGAATACTATGTCCCGCGCCACAACCCGCTGACGCCCGAAAAGATCGAACTGGGCCGCCAACTCTTTTTTGACCAGCGTCTGTCAGCCGACGGCACCGTCGCCTGCGCCAGTTGCCACAAACCCGAACTCGCCTTCGCCGATGGCAAGGCCGTGGCCGAAGGCATCGCGGGCCGCCGTGGGCCGCGCAATTCGCCCAGCGTGCTCAACGTGATTTATAACAACAGCAATTTCTGGGATGGCCGCAGCGAGACGCTGGAAGAGCAGGCAATTCAACCGCTCATTAATCCGCTGGAGATGGGCGAGCAGACCCACGCGGCCATCGTGGCGCGCTTGCAGCGGCTGCCCGAATACGTCAGCGCCTTTCAAACCGTCTTTCGCGGCGCCCTCACCATCGAACGTATCGGCCAGGCGCTCGCTGCTTATGAACGCACGCTGGTTTCAGGCGCGGCGCCGATTGATCATTATTTGGCGGGCGACACCAATGCCCTGGATGAGGCTGCCAAACGCGGCCTTGCGCTCTTTCGCGGCAAGGCGCGCTGTTCGCGTTGCCACGCATTTAGTGAGCAACGGGCGTTCTTTTCCAACTTTGATTACGTGAATACGGGCGTGGCCACCAACCATTCCAACTTTGAAAAGATGACGCGTGCGCTTTACGAAGCGGCGGAAGGGCCGGAGATGAAAACGCTGGTGGATAAGCTCAGCCAGGAAGAGGGCGGCCACGAATTGGGCCGTATCACGATCACCTATAACATTCTCGACCTCGGCGCGTTCCGCATACCTAGCCTGCGCAATGTAGCTTTGACTGCGCCCTACTTTCACGATGGCAGCGCCGCGACGCTGGCTGATGTTGTGCGCTTTTACAACGCGGGCGGCAAAGACAATCTCAACCGCGAGTGGGACCTGCATCCGTTGGGGCTGACCGAAGAAGAGCAAATTGATCTGATTGCTTTTCTACATTCCCTCACAGGCAAAATCCCGGATGCTGGCAAGCTGGCCGCAAAATAA
- a CDS encoding TldD/PmbA family protein — protein MATQITIDLLSDLIAKALKRGATEAEVIASETTDFSVEVRLGEVEKLEEAASRGLGLRVLYEGRQASCSTSDVSAAALDELIDTAVAMARLTSVDEAAVLPARDELASGALPDLGLYDEAIVALQTERKIELAKAAEAAARGYDARIANSQGASCGTTVARMLLATSGGFAGEYQGTLCGVSVAPIAKDGDQMQIGYWGDRARSFAKLDDAETIGQEAARRALRKLGGRKVATQEVPIIFSADAAEELLGEFFQTITGEAIFRRSSLFVGKLGEEIAASGLTIIDDGTLPGALGSRPFDGEGLATRKTVVVENGVLQSYLLNSYTARKLNLKSTGNAARGLSGAPSVGTGNFYIVPGVYAPNEIIASVKQGFYVTELIGFGFNPVNGDYSRGASGQWIEGGQLTFPVEEVTIAGNFREMLKALHKNL, from the coding sequence ATGGCTACACAAATCACCATAGACCTGCTCTCCGACCTCATCGCCAAAGCTCTAAAGCGCGGCGCGACCGAGGCCGAAGTTATCGCCAGCGAAACCACCGACTTTTCGGTCGAAGTCCGCCTGGGCGAAGTCGAAAAGCTGGAAGAGGCTGCGTCGCGCGGCTTGGGCTTGCGCGTGCTTTACGAAGGGCGGCAGGCGTCGTGCTCGACTTCGGATGTGAGCGCGGCGGCGTTGGACGAATTGATTGACACGGCGGTGGCAATGGCGCGGCTGACTTCGGTGGACGAGGCGGCGGTGTTGCCCGCGCGTGATGAATTGGCGAGCGGCGCGTTGCCGGATTTGGGCCTTTACGACGAGGCCATCGTCGCGCTGCAGACCGAACGCAAGATCGAATTGGCGAAGGCGGCGGAGGCGGCGGCGCGCGGGTACGACGCGCGCATCGCCAATTCGCAAGGCGCGAGTTGCGGGACGACGGTGGCGCGCATGCTGCTGGCGACAAGCGGCGGCTTTGCGGGCGAATATCAGGGCACGCTGTGCGGCGTGTCGGTCGCGCCGATTGCCAAGGACGGCGACCAAATGCAAATCGGCTATTGGGGCGACCGCGCGCGTAGCTTTGCCAAATTGGATGACGCCGAGACCATCGGTCAGGAAGCGGCGCGGCGCGCGTTGCGCAAGCTGGGTGGGCGCAAGGTGGCTACACAGGAAGTCCCGATTATTTTTTCCGCCGACGCCGCCGAAGAGTTGCTGGGCGAGTTCTTCCAGACGATTACGGGCGAGGCGATCTTCCGGCGCTCATCGCTTTTCGTCGGCAAGCTGGGCGAAGAGATTGCCGCCAGCGGCTTGACGATCATTGATGACGGGACGCTACCGGGCGCGCTGGGTTCGCGGCCTTTCGATGGCGAAGGGCTGGCGACACGCAAGACCGTGGTGGTCGAAAACGGCGTGTTGCAAAGCTATTTGCTGAACAGTTACACGGCGCGCAAACTAAACCTGAAATCTACGGGCAATGCGGCGCGCGGTTTGTCGGGCGCGCCGAGCGTGGGCACGGGGAACTTTTACATCGTGCCGGGGGTCTATGCGCCGAACGAGATTATCGCGTCGGTCAAGCAAGGGTTTTATGTGACGGAGCTGATCGGCTTCGGGTTCAACCCCGTCAACGGCGATTATTCGCGCGGCGCTTCGGGCCAGTGGATCGAAGGCGGCCAGTTGACCTTCCCCGTCGAAGAGGTAACGATTGCAGGCAACTTCCGCGAGATGTTGAAGGCTTTGCACAAAAACCTCTAA
- a CDS encoding DUF433 domain-containing protein, with translation MTAIEAVQTVPLTQTPEGVIRVTGTRVPLDTILHHYKQGASAEEITNRFPAVSLCQVHAVLAYYLSHRAELDAYLQKQEEADAAFQKQLEADPQYQADRVAFRERLMRRWAERQTNGIAKFA, from the coding sequence ATGACAGCAATCGAAGCAGTTCAAACAGTACCGCTCACCCAAACGCCCGAAGGCGTGATCCGCGTTACCGGCACGCGCGTCCCGCTCGACACGATCCTGCATCACTACAAACAAGGTGCCTCGGCGGAAGAGATTACCAATCGCTTCCCGGCGGTTTCGTTGTGCCAGGTTCATGCTGTACTGGCGTATTACTTGAGCCATCGGGCCGAGTTGGATGCGTACCTGCAAAAGCAGGAGGAAGCCGATGCCGCGTTTCAAAAACAGCTTGAGGCTGATCCGCAATACCAGGCTGACCGCGTGGCGTTCCGCGAACGGTTGATGCGGCGCTGGGCAGAACGGCAAACGAATGGCATCGCCAAGTTCGCTTGA